A stretch of Halogeometricum sp. S1BR25-6 DNA encodes these proteins:
- a CDS encoding phage integrase SAM-like domain-containing protein, translated as MDRNISTERTPLTSLSESFERYLQDKGKGRGGDGGNYRRNAARELERFAEWAAGDRGDDDWTGIVPDDVDHDPTFEDLDERVFREYARYLAGDRGLKQNTVQTYYRYISAWCGWCVNEGYLKAHYAQRASAMAPLPGDDGRKPGDQQAWTSEQRHALTRYVDERACDAIEAYTTLPEDADPSDRQRAHYTALKAARDRALVFVLAYTAVRIGELLRDPNDPRRRGVRWEEISLDDGSMDVYRKKQQWDAASLPDPVISPLRSYRKLMDPPTERWPVFPTFDQRTLATLVQDELADRGERPDAIDKRRGKYARDFLLALDEDVRPPSVTTDGARSILQRLSDAAAIDIDHPKHDYLAPHGGRRGMGEVLVRAFGYTVAARYLDNSEEMVRERYSHIEAGELGDMATEALEEIGGENNNLEV; from the coding sequence ATGGACCGGAATATATCTACGGAACGGACGCCATTGACCTCACTCTCCGAGTCGTTTGAGCGCTACCTTCAGGACAAGGGGAAGGGGCGCGGTGGTGACGGCGGGAACTACCGACGCAACGCGGCGCGCGAGCTCGAGCGGTTCGCCGAGTGGGCTGCCGGTGACCGCGGCGACGACGACTGGACCGGGATCGTCCCTGACGACGTCGACCACGACCCCACCTTCGAAGATCTCGACGAGCGCGTGTTCCGCGAGTATGCTCGGTACCTCGCCGGTGATCGAGGGCTCAAACAGAACACTGTACAAACCTATTATCGCTATATCTCTGCGTGGTGTGGCTGGTGCGTCAACGAAGGCTACCTCAAAGCGCATTATGCCCAGCGGGCGAGTGCGATGGCGCCGCTGCCCGGGGATGACGGCCGGAAGCCTGGAGACCAGCAGGCTTGGACGTCCGAGCAGCGTCACGCCCTTACTCGGTACGTCGATGAGCGAGCCTGCGATGCCATTGAAGCGTACACGACACTCCCGGAGGATGCTGATCCCTCCGACAGGCAGCGAGCCCACTACACGGCGCTGAAAGCTGCTCGTGATCGTGCCCTCGTGTTTGTCCTTGCGTACACTGCCGTCCGTATCGGGGAACTGCTCCGGGATCCGAATGACCCGCGCCGGCGTGGAGTCCGATGGGAGGAGATCTCGCTCGACGACGGAAGCATGGACGTCTATCGGAAGAAACAGCAGTGGGATGCAGCGAGTCTCCCTGATCCCGTGATCTCTCCGCTACGGAGCTATCGAAAGCTGATGGATCCTCCAACTGAGCGCTGGCCAGTGTTTCCGACATTCGATCAGCGGACGCTTGCGACGCTTGTACAGGACGAGCTAGCTGACCGGGGGGAACGCCCGGATGCAATCGACAAGCGACGTGGCAAGTATGCTCGTGACTTCTTACTGGCTCTCGACGAGGATGTTCGGCCACCCTCGGTCACGACGGATGGAGCACGATCGATTCTCCAGCGACTCTCAGACGCAGCGGCGATCGATATCGACCATCCGAAACACGATTATCTTGCGCCTCATGGTGGTCGTCGGGGAATGGGTGAGGTCCTTGTCCGGGCGTTCGGGTACACAGTTGCGGCCCGGTATCTCGACAACTCAGAGGAGATGGTTCGTGAGCGGTACTCACATATCGAAGCTGGTGAGTTGGGGGATATGGCTACGGAAGCTCTCGAAGAAATCGGAGGTGAGAACAATAATTTGGAGGTATGA
- a CDS encoding metallophosphoesterase produces MVHQRILACGDNHGDTESLEKLVEATEGEEFDFIIHTGDITNTYKTDLETGVNQLRAVESYFRTLAERGTLIYIYGNRDKERTFGGSVTHVSEEYELGIGHRLQAGGELGRWTAIYN; encoded by the coding sequence ATGGTCCATCAGCGGATCCTCGCCTGTGGAGACAATCATGGAGATACTGAATCACTCGAGAAACTGGTTGAAGCCACGGAGGGTGAGGAATTCGACTTCATAATCCATACCGGAGATATCACGAATACCTACAAGACTGATCTTGAGACGGGCGTTAACCAGCTCCGGGCCGTGGAATCGTATTTCCGGACATTAGCGGAACGCGGCACTCTCATCTACATTTACGGCAATCGGGATAAGGAACGGACATTCGGTGGCTCAGTGACGCATGTCTCGGAAGAATACGAACTGGGTATCGGTCACCGTCTCCAGGCGGGCGGTGAACTAGGTCGATGGACAGCGATTTACAACTAA
- a CDS encoding AAA domain-containing protein — protein MIQELFTNWRLSQARLLKANTRHGSYPSVDVVTAAQNAQNVLDIDAPDHKGYIIPLHDTNGPSPTTQYIIWRPKTETIGWFDTGFGSSGIERFTDAENLSDTIIGHRLRYWLSENQLDPAEIEYDLPKTEVSPSDTLSQAEQNRFFTKLKQFVRKEKQTARETNWDYYTDLGLEESIRRNQIAGPFIYIGTGQGRGGEQGLQFQITQDEDDDEEIDLRDDEGLFWGNLCIIDADVKKDAFPFPAKILDVNGGTLLFRPEWKQVNNRHVVEKHLKSGDIDVWVKELLNPVPYQRQLDAIQQVKQSNSKRQLITGTRPVEFLANEYNIPDPEIDLNTYQQKALTWADGATDIMCIHGPPGTGKTRTLTAYVQYAVSQDQSVLVTAHSNQAVDNLIAGDSTLDEPEADTLHAMAQSTDSPITIARVGSNTRNRVIEKNYLNKSIGAANVVAATTSGASEFDQNTFDIAIVDEATQASRPSTAIVLNCAKKLILAGDHKQLPPYCADETMQDEELHISLFEHLLDRYGPEISVLLRKQYRMNKEIADFPNQAFYDGELETAERNKGWQIDDLKPLMGIDIIGTEQRESYGNSFYNLEEAEAVAKQVKLLAMSGVSPEDIGVISAYSGQKRKIQRKINQLDIDGAGRVTVDTVDSFQGGEREAIIVSFVRSNDQGNSGFLEFPDVGPRRLNVALTRARKRLVLVGNWRTLGTRAPHRSSEDSCAHYYANLAEHIYSADRMLSLIEPSSGTTGDSQETFHDRMDSGPTCDPDAENTMSEDKANQDLGENSSKNQSENKKESKNGNDRKQKKNKSNQETKEDSTRMYYAKRYGDSWPLEQKKQFLREHNVSAARMGWKV, from the coding sequence ATGATCCAGGAACTGTTCACCAACTGGCGTCTCTCCCAAGCACGACTCCTCAAAGCAAACACCAGGCACGGAAGCTATCCCTCCGTCGATGTCGTAACCGCAGCACAGAACGCTCAAAACGTCCTCGACATCGACGCACCTGATCACAAAGGGTACATCATCCCTCTCCACGACACGAATGGTCCCTCACCTACTACTCAGTACATCATCTGGCGTCCCAAAACAGAAACCATCGGCTGGTTCGACACTGGCTTCGGCAGCTCCGGTATTGAACGGTTCACCGATGCAGAGAACCTTTCAGACACCATCATCGGTCATCGACTTCGGTACTGGCTGTCTGAAAACCAACTAGACCCCGCAGAAATCGAATACGACCTCCCAAAGACAGAGGTCTCACCCTCCGATACCCTCTCCCAGGCTGAACAGAACCGGTTCTTCACCAAACTCAAACAGTTCGTTCGCAAAGAGAAACAGACCGCCCGAGAGACAAACTGGGACTACTATACTGATCTTGGTCTTGAAGAATCTATTCGACGGAACCAGATTGCAGGTCCATTCATCTATATCGGGACAGGTCAAGGACGAGGTGGAGAACAAGGACTCCAGTTCCAGATCACTCAAGATGAGGACGATGACGAGGAGATCGATCTCCGGGATGATGAAGGACTCTTTTGGGGAAATCTCTGTATTATCGACGCAGACGTCAAAAAAGACGCTTTCCCATTTCCTGCAAAGATTCTCGATGTGAACGGCGGTACACTTCTCTTCCGCCCAGAGTGGAAACAGGTTAACAACCGCCACGTCGTTGAGAAACACCTCAAAAGCGGGGACATCGACGTCTGGGTGAAAGAACTCCTCAACCCTGTCCCCTACCAGCGGCAGTTAGATGCTATTCAACAGGTGAAACAAAGCAATTCAAAGCGCCAGCTCATCACCGGAACACGCCCAGTAGAGTTCCTTGCAAACGAGTACAACATCCCTGACCCTGAAATAGATTTGAACACGTATCAGCAGAAAGCGTTGACCTGGGCAGATGGCGCGACTGATATCATGTGCATTCACGGCCCTCCGGGGACGGGGAAGACACGGACCCTCACGGCCTACGTACAGTATGCAGTCTCCCAAGACCAGTCTGTCCTCGTCACCGCGCACTCAAACCAAGCAGTAGACAACCTCATCGCTGGCGATAGCACGCTTGACGAACCAGAAGCAGACACCCTCCATGCGATGGCTCAAAGCACGGACTCACCCATTACCATTGCGCGGGTTGGCTCTAACACCAGAAACCGAGTCATAGAGAAGAACTACCTCAACAAATCAATCGGCGCAGCCAATGTTGTCGCAGCCACGACAAGTGGAGCCTCTGAGTTCGATCAGAATACCTTCGATATCGCGATCGTAGACGAAGCAACCCAAGCCAGCAGACCTTCGACAGCAATTGTGCTTAACTGTGCAAAGAAATTGATCCTAGCTGGTGACCATAAGCAGCTACCGCCGTATTGTGCAGACGAAACGATGCAGGACGAAGAACTGCATATATCCCTGTTTGAGCATCTGCTGGACCGATATGGGCCTGAAATCTCGGTGCTTCTCCGCAAGCAGTACCGGATGAATAAGGAAATTGCAGACTTCCCAAATCAAGCATTCTACGATGGTGAATTAGAGACTGCAGAGAGAAACAAAGGGTGGCAGATCGACGACCTCAAACCACTCATGGGAATTGATATCATCGGAACGGAGCAACGCGAATCCTATGGGAACTCCTTCTACAATCTCGAGGAGGCTGAGGCGGTTGCCAAACAGGTTAAACTGCTCGCAATGTCAGGTGTTTCCCCGGAGGATATCGGGGTTATCTCTGCTTATAGTGGGCAGAAACGGAAAATACAGCGTAAAATAAACCAACTGGATATAGATGGTGCCGGGCGGGTGACGGTCGATACCGTTGATTCATTCCAAGGCGGTGAACGAGAGGCAATCATCGTATCCTTCGTTCGAAGCAACGATCAGGGGAACAGCGGCTTCCTGGAATTCCCAGATGTTGGTCCGCGACGTCTTAACGTCGCGCTCACCCGTGCTCGCAAACGATTAGTGCTTGTCGGGAACTGGAGGACGTTAGGGACTCGGGCCCCACACCGCTCTTCGGAGGATAGTTGTGCCCACTACTATGCTAACTTAGCGGAGCACATCTACAGCGCGGATAGAATGCTTTCTCTGATAGAACCGTCCTCTGGCACAACCGGAGACAGCCAAGAGACGTTTCATGACCGGATGGACAGTGGGCCAACCTGTGACCCGGATGCTGAGAATACGATGTCAGAAGATAAAGCTAATCAAGACCTCGGAGAGAACTCATCGAAGAACCAATCTGAGAACAAGAAGGAATCAAAGAACGGCAACGACAGGAAGCAGAAAAAGAACAAATCCAACCAAGAGACTAAGGAGGATAGTACGCGCATGTACTATGCAAAGCGGTATGGTGATTCATGGCCGCTTGAACAGAAGAAGCAGTTCCTGCGTGAACACAATGTTTCAGCAGCGAGAATGGGTTGGAAGGTATAG
- a CDS encoding HNH endonuclease, which produces MAFTQHVCDVDDEICAFCGSEWRSPMGNPEVEAAHIYPKREKRRKRGNGIALCYLHYWAFDLD; this is translated from the coding sequence CTGGCGTTTACTCAGCACGTCTGCGATGTCGACGATGAGATATGTGCATTCTGCGGAAGCGAGTGGCGCTCTCCGATGGGGAATCCAGAAGTTGAGGCTGCCCACATCTACCCGAAGCGTGAGAAGAGACGAAAACGAGGTAACGGAATCGCACTTTGCTATCTCCACTACTGGGCCTTTGATTTGGATTAG
- a CDS encoding DEAD/DEAH box helicase: protein MPRGPSVNLSITHKDANHIFNPTKSHATHQTTLEALRLHAGQPSKELQSLQQLDEEAVKLLEHQVDAAHRALFEMDGKALLADEVGLGKTIEVGMILKEMHYRDTDSSVLILTPAQLAKQWQAELFEKFGLEFVCNYDDDFEGFDAHDHIIASIDTAKSNRYRETVLRRRWDVLVLDEAHYVKNEETNRYDLIEELRYNYAFFLTATPIQNELTDLYNIVSLLRPGLFGSRDVFHNYFTDSGQQTLINRETLQERLRQVMIRNRRDETDIDFTDRHIYTRSFKPTDAELDLYQALTEYVRNRYAESQGQHLVLATLQKEIVSSPFALKQTIDKQLDELNELTHRDELESIRNMIETIETVTKLDRLDDIVEEARDHVPKSRVIVFTQFLPTLWAIISRLDEQDYTTHAFHGGLSSSEKEAVIDAFREEGGILVSTDAMNEGRNLQFCNVMVNYDLPWNPMKVEQRIGRIHRIGQKRDVYVFNMALEDTIEEYVVEKLFHKIDLFQQTVGELSAVLTRLEGDDQSFEDEVFERLMHADTERELENDFDAMAVDLEEQQELAEKLHEFNSGVFEGFDLGTSDA, encoded by the coding sequence ATGCCCCGGGGACCGTCCGTTAACCTCTCTATCACCCACAAAGACGCCAACCACATCTTCAACCCCACCAAATCCCACGCCACACACCAAACCACCCTCGAAGCCCTCCGCCTCCATGCCGGCCAGCCCTCCAAGGAACTCCAGTCTCTCCAGCAACTCGACGAAGAGGCGGTCAAACTCCTCGAACACCAGGTCGACGCGGCTCACCGAGCCCTCTTTGAGATGGACGGAAAAGCTCTTCTCGCCGACGAGGTCGGCCTCGGAAAAACGATCGAGGTTGGAATGATCCTCAAGGAGATGCACTACCGAGACACCGATAGCTCGGTGCTTATCCTCACCCCCGCCCAACTCGCCAAGCAGTGGCAGGCGGAACTCTTCGAGAAGTTTGGCCTCGAATTTGTCTGTAACTACGACGACGACTTCGAGGGCTTCGACGCCCACGACCACATCATCGCCTCAATAGACACTGCCAAGTCTAACCGTTACCGAGAAACCGTTCTCCGCCGCCGGTGGGACGTGCTCGTCCTTGACGAGGCTCACTACGTCAAAAACGAGGAGACGAACCGCTACGACCTAATCGAGGAGCTACGCTACAACTACGCGTTCTTCCTCACTGCCACACCGATTCAAAACGAACTCACCGATCTCTACAACATCGTCTCGCTGCTCCGCCCGGGGCTGTTCGGTTCCCGCGACGTGTTCCACAATTACTTCACGGACTCCGGCCAGCAGACGCTAATCAACCGCGAGACGCTCCAGGAGCGACTCAGACAGGTCATGATTCGGAACCGCCGGGACGAGACAGACATCGACTTCACTGATCGACACATCTACACACGCTCGTTCAAACCCACCGACGCCGAGTTAGACCTCTACCAGGCGCTGACTGAGTACGTCCGGAACCGGTACGCTGAAAGCCAGGGCCAGCACCTCGTGCTCGCGACACTTCAGAAGGAGATCGTCTCCAGTCCCTTCGCGCTCAAGCAGACAATCGACAAGCAGCTGGACGAACTGAACGAACTGACTCACCGGGACGAACTCGAGTCAATCCGCAACATGATTGAGACCATCGAAACGGTTACGAAACTCGATCGGCTCGACGACATCGTCGAGGAGGCCCGCGACCACGTCCCTAAGAGTCGCGTCATCGTGTTCACGCAGTTCCTTCCGACGCTCTGGGCGATTATCTCCCGCCTCGACGAGCAGGACTACACGACCCATGCCTTTCACGGTGGTCTCTCCAGTTCGGAGAAAGAGGCCGTGATCGATGCGTTCCGTGAGGAGGGTGGTATTCTTGTCTCAACGGATGCGATGAACGAGGGGCGGAACCTCCAGTTCTGCAACGTGATGGTCAACTACGACCTACCGTGGAACCCGATGAAGGTCGAACAACGAATCGGTCGCATCCACCGCATTGGCCAGAAACGCGACGTTTACGTGTTCAACATGGCCCTCGAAGATACGATCGAAGAGTACGTCGTCGAGAAGCTCTTTCACAAGATCGATCTCTTCCAGCAGACCGTCGGTGAGCTTAGCGCCGTCCTCACGCGCCTTGAAGGCGACGACCAGAGTTTCGAGGACGAAGTGTTCGAGCGGCTGATGCACGCTGACACGGAGCGGGAACTCGAGAATGACTTCGACGCGATGGCCGTTGACCTAGAGGAACAGCAGGAACTGGCTGAGAAGCTTCATGAGTTCAATAGTGGCGTCTTCGAGGGATTCGATCTGGGGACGAGCGATGCCTGA
- a CDS encoding HNH endonuclease gives MGQEMFIGEVDRISGSGNAMVKDGRTEYNLGPMEKSVVRQQVLALPLGDWAVCLTPQKPIEQYFKEFLEAAPYRRSKLEQKIANSISSVDSDETDEILRKSGEITELQPESIGLGDYVDLTIAFAADEFSFAILEGGQPIRINFPMLEVGRIYNVQVTDIDSDVMTAILPDKKFKSTATPGDVFAITVESHVGSTAYGHLEGLPVKLTGSPADVGDVVKVAIQDVGPPVITASIEPLPPSDHPTVNDVLTTELHLPYQNEETCVLSDGVPILVTGGKHTYQGEAEVEVTESDRNRILGEVDFRQFKTDEFGVGSTVTVSNIEWQEHSIVGYYRNVPIGIRQDSAVKEIPEELNVTVDRVDSDGIEGYFESHPGIKGVTKESTITVDVKSVENGYMRGSFADVPIWIPFDEPIEPEQLTVQVSDIRIDGLRGTMPSLMIDDSIEPGSVLPAQVSGDHVYAGLAWLDTESGGYSNPMVVPDLFPSDSSVAVALQSQAEYLGEGTIVGWQNNDGWYRLKPGLVHLQRALFATRREAFSEAVKHWENTYKATVDVYLDADARRGACFTAVEDALSMGDFDDAQNQLNELENSLHAELIPDNYCSAIESEITAYRKLVKATKRARSGNNTEANGLQRIAANFGFLPLAKEAIAHFTSAMETVKADDSDFEPVFPHPLAIQRIKQLAKGFEREPKEIHRFIDGSQQIEQLRWSLTLAILNDPHTDEALDVHVIEEVAESDSTISADKTAETVRLADDSTDGTGGIPSSEDSAKLSGPGEPTEPDETVTSERTGVTDEATTAGEMEYSLSESKTESSEQNTTTADSPAHSENRDTNSSNSETSSEEVETSARASDREIDTDVSVNTNREQRNIPEHELRRLRKRAEANASNNPIRDTSNSGGGSRYQRSAAIKEYVKARADGICEACDEPAPFETPNGEPYLEAHHVDELSDGGADHPDKVVAVCPTCHKRIHHGANGNALNNLLHEKLESGLASLGTK, from the coding sequence ATGGGTCAGGAAATGTTCATCGGGGAAGTAGATCGAATTAGCGGGTCTGGAAACGCAATGGTGAAAGATGGTAGAACTGAGTACAACCTCGGCCCGATGGAGAAGTCGGTCGTCCGTCAACAAGTTCTTGCTCTTCCGTTAGGAGATTGGGCTGTCTGTTTGACACCTCAGAAGCCCATAGAACAATATTTCAAGGAGTTCCTAGAGGCCGCACCATATCGCCGCAGCAAGCTTGAACAGAAGATTGCCAATTCAATCTCGTCAGTTGATTCAGATGAGACTGACGAGATTCTCAGAAAATCCGGAGAAATAACTGAGCTGCAACCAGAATCCATCGGACTCGGAGATTACGTGGATTTGACGATTGCCTTTGCAGCAGACGAATTTAGTTTTGCTATCCTTGAAGGTGGTCAACCTATCCGAATCAATTTCCCGATGCTGGAAGTTGGGAGGATCTACAACGTCCAAGTAACTGATATTGACAGTGACGTGATGACTGCCATTTTACCTGATAAGAAATTCAAGTCTACAGCGACTCCTGGTGACGTCTTCGCGATTACTGTTGAATCGCATGTTGGATCGACTGCATATGGCCATCTTGAAGGTCTCCCGGTTAAGCTCACTGGGTCTCCAGCTGACGTAGGTGACGTAGTGAAAGTCGCTATTCAAGACGTTGGCCCTCCCGTTATTACTGCCAGTATCGAACCATTGCCGCCATCAGACCATCCAACAGTCAATGATGTTCTAACTACGGAGTTGCATCTCCCATATCAAAATGAAGAAACTTGTGTTCTTAGTGATGGAGTTCCTATCCTTGTAACCGGTGGTAAACATACATACCAAGGTGAAGCAGAGGTTGAGGTTACCGAAAGCGACCGAAATCGAATTCTCGGGGAAGTTGACTTCCGACAGTTCAAAACTGATGAATTCGGTGTGGGATCGACTGTCACGGTTTCTAATATTGAATGGCAGGAACACAGTATTGTCGGGTATTATCGCAATGTCCCGATTGGAATTCGACAAGATTCGGCAGTTAAAGAAATACCCGAAGAGCTGAACGTAACAGTTGACCGGGTTGACTCTGACGGTATTGAAGGATATTTTGAATCTCATCCAGGAATAAAAGGGGTTACTAAGGAAAGTACGATAACTGTCGATGTAAAATCCGTTGAGAACGGATATATGCGTGGCAGTTTCGCTGATGTTCCAATTTGGATCCCATTCGATGAACCAATTGAGCCGGAACAGCTGACAGTACAGGTCTCAGATATTAGGATCGATGGGCTCCGTGGAACAATGCCGTCGCTTATGATAGATGATTCGATTGAACCAGGGTCGGTTCTCCCCGCCCAAGTGTCCGGAGACCATGTGTATGCTGGATTGGCCTGGCTCGACACTGAATCCGGCGGATACTCGAACCCAATGGTAGTTCCAGACCTATTCCCATCAGATTCGAGTGTTGCGGTGGCTCTCCAGAGTCAGGCAGAGTATCTTGGTGAGGGAACAATCGTCGGCTGGCAGAATAACGATGGGTGGTATCGACTCAAACCCGGTCTTGTTCATCTCCAACGGGCATTATTCGCAACGAGACGAGAGGCGTTCTCCGAGGCAGTCAAACATTGGGAAAATACCTACAAAGCCACAGTGGACGTCTATCTTGATGCTGACGCTCGGCGAGGCGCATGCTTCACGGCTGTTGAAGATGCACTGTCTATGGGCGATTTTGATGATGCTCAGAATCAGTTGAACGAGTTAGAAAACAGTCTCCATGCAGAACTAATTCCAGACAACTACTGCTCTGCAATTGAAAGCGAAATCACGGCATACAGAAAGCTGGTAAAAGCGACGAAGCGAGCTAGGAGCGGAAACAATACTGAGGCTAATGGTTTACAGAGGATAGCGGCTAATTTCGGCTTCCTTCCATTAGCCAAAGAAGCGATCGCTCATTTCACCAGCGCTATGGAGACAGTCAAAGCAGATGATTCTGATTTCGAGCCGGTGTTCCCCCATCCGCTGGCAATCCAACGAATCAAACAACTTGCAAAGGGATTCGAGAGAGAACCGAAGGAGATCCATCGGTTTATAGATGGTTCTCAGCAGATTGAACAACTCCGTTGGAGTCTCACATTGGCTATTTTGAATGATCCTCACACAGATGAGGCACTGGATGTTCACGTTATTGAAGAGGTAGCTGAATCTGATTCAACGATCAGTGCCGACAAGACCGCCGAGACAGTTAGACTAGCAGATGATTCGACAGACGGTACTGGAGGAATTCCGTCGTCAGAGGACTCAGCAAAACTGTCCGGCCCAGGTGAGCCAACTGAACCAGACGAGACGGTTACGAGTGAAAGGACAGGAGTGACAGATGAAGCGACTACTGCTGGGGAGATGGAATACTCCTTGAGTGAAAGCAAAACAGAGAGTAGTGAACAGAACACTACAACTGCTGATTCTCCTGCTCACTCGGAAAATCGAGATACAAATTCTTCTAATTCAGAGACGAGCTCAGAGGAGGTTGAAACATCTGCAAGAGCATCTGACCGAGAAATCGATACTGACGTTTCAGTTAATACCAATCGAGAACAACGGAATATACCCGAACATGAACTCCGACGACTACGGAAGCGAGCTGAAGCCAATGCCTCCAATAATCCAATCCGAGATACCTCGAATAGCGGTGGTGGATCGCGCTACCAACGTTCAGCGGCAATTAAGGAGTACGTGAAAGCTAGAGCAGATGGAATCTGCGAGGCATGTGACGAACCAGCTCCGTTCGAGACGCCTAATGGTGAACCGTATCTTGAGGCCCATCATGTCGACGAGCTATCGGATGGAGGGGCAGATCACCCGGACAAGGTCGTTGCAGTCTGTCCAACCTGTCACAAGCGTATCCATCATGGCGCTAATGGTAATGCGTTGAACAACCTGCTTCACGAGAAGCTAGAGTCTGGGTTAGCATCTCTCGGCACCAAGTAG